The following proteins come from a genomic window of Aspergillus oryzae RIB40 DNA, chromosome 4:
- a CDS encoding uncharacterized protein (predicted protein), which translates to MFTNVRQLNQQLFLQWTVIQTTMFLSTRQNLSQTQTQTVIRINTMSPSNHPQFVPPTSIDTTIFSSYPQFAPLDMMMFSNYPQFIPEPPQESEMGNLFNN; encoded by the exons ATGTTCACCAATGTCAGACAGCTGAATCAACAACTTTTCCTTCAATGGACCGTGATCCAGACCACAATGTTTCTCTCCACTCGCCAGAATCTCAGTCAAACACAAACACAGACAGTTATCCGGATCA ACACAATGAGCCCGTCGAACCATCCACAGTTCGTGCCACCAACATCGATCGACACAACTATATTTTCGTCGTACCCTCAATTCGCTCCCCTTGACATGATGATGTTTTCAAATTATCCACAATTTATTCCAGAACCTCCACAAGAGTCGGAAATGGGCAATTTGTTCAACAACTGA
- a CDS encoding putative dynamin GTPase (vacuolar sorting protein VPS1, dynamin, and related proteins) — MDTPPEKDWIQLDSGQARNGLGLVSSKTSERLNQVDRIRANGVGDHIALPQLVVCGDQSAGKSSVLEGISGIPFPRQDGVCTRFATEIILRHELKYRRNTATIIPHISRSEDERARLSAFHREVTDIAQLPGIIDEAARLMGVQGANELADAPTFAADVLRLEVVGDTGLHLTLVDLPGLISVSENEDDLQLVNDLVNSYLENSRTIILAVVPASSDVDTQSIIQRARRYDKDGLRTVGIITKPDLINDGTEARVARLANNADRTKLKLGFFLLRNPRPLDLEKGITMIERRKMEADFFANQPWNKLGLDPSRVGIDNLRVFMQDLLDRHIERELPKVRKDVAQLLNEINKELMDLGTQRTSPAQIRMYLTRIGTDFQNLVRAGVEGLYGNRDAFFDEINGEKDYHRLRAAVHMANGRFANYMRQHGQKRKIVSAEGQEGTDSDTGQILVTEEQMSAWIKNIYDRTRGRELPGNYNHALLGELFHEQSSRWADIAREHVTTIADLVSRFIQAASEFVIKDPSARDNILRIIVAKLDENAECAFHELCKLLDDEAGCPITYNHYYTDNVQKARNKRSRQDLGTSLNNAINKDWNGRFHVAMKTFVDNVCRQVIERHILAKLPAVFSAMTVATFSDEDLVHLAAESPKLSRRRTEAIQLQEALEDSLRDLR; from the exons ATGGATACTCCGCCGGAAAAAGATTGGATCCAGCTGGACAGTGGTCAGGCACGAAACGGACTTGGCCTCGTGTCATCCAAAACTTCAGAAAGACTGAATCAAGTCGACCGTATCCGTGCTAATGGGGTTGGCGACCATATTGCGCTTCCCCAACTGGTTGTCTGTGGTGACCAATCAGCAGGCAAAAGCTCTGTCTTAGAGGGAATCAGTGGAATCCCCTTCCCTCGTCAAGACGGAGTTTGTACTCGGTTTGCCACGGAAATTATACTTCGCCATGAGCTAAAATATCGCCGGAATACCGCAACTATTATCCCTCATATCTCCCGCTCCGAAGATGAGAGGGCTAGGTTGAGCGCCTTCCACCGCGAGGTCACTGACATCGCGCAGTTGCCTGGCATTATCGATGAAGCGGCAAGACTCATGGGCGTTCAAGGAGCGAATGAGTTGGCTGATGCTCCAACGTTTGCCGCTGATGTACTTCGTTTGGAAGTTGTCGGGGATACTGGCCTGCATCTGACCCTTGTTGACCTACCTGGGCTGATTTCTGTGTCTGAAAACGAGGACGACCTGCAGCTTGTCAATGATCTCGTGAACTCCTATTTAGAAAACTCGCGGACAATTATCCTTGCCGTGGTCCCCGCAAGCAGCGACGTGGATACCCAGAGCATCATCCAACGTGCTCGACGTTACGACAAGGATGGCCTCCGGACTGTTGGAATCATCACCAAACCAGATCTTATCAATGATGGCACTGAGGCACGTGTTGCTAGATTAGCCAACAACGCTGACAGGACGAAGCTGAAACTcggattcttccttctgAGAAACCCTCGCCCTCTTGATTTGGAGAAGGGCATAACTATGATTGAGCGCCGGAAGATGGAGGCGGACTTCTTTGCGAATCAGCCTTGGAACAAGCTTGGACTCGATCCTTCGCGTGTCGGCATCGATAACCTTCGGGTCTTTATGCAAGACCTCCTTGATCGACACATTGAGCGCGAACTGCCGAAGGTTCGAAAGGATGTGGCTCAACTGCTTAATGAGATCAATAAGGAGCTGATGGATCTCGGGACTCAACGAACGTCGCCTGCGCAGATACGTATGTACCTGACTCGCATTGGTACTGATTTCCAAAACCTCGTGAGGGCTGGAGTTGAAGGATTATACGGTAACCGAGACGCGTTCTTTGATGAAATCAACGGCGAAAAAGACTATCATCGCCTTAGAGCCGCTGTCCACATGGCAAACGGGCGGTTTGCCAACTATATGAGACAACATGGACAGAAACGCAAAATTGTTTCGGCTGAGGGTCAGGAAGGTACGGATTCGGACACCGGCCAGATCCTCGTAACTGAGGAGCAAATGTCAGCGTGGATCAAAAAT ATTTATGATCGCACCCGTGGCCGAGAACTTCCTGGGAATTATAACCATGCGCTACTTGGTGAACTATTCCATGAGCAGTCGTCTCGCTGGGCGGATATTGCTCGCGAACATGTCACTACCATCGCAGATCTTGTGTCTCGATTCATCCAGGCGGCCTCGGAATTTGTGATAAAGGATCCCAGTGCCCGGGACAACATTTTGCGTATTATCGTCGCCAAACTGGACGAGAATGCTGAATGCGCATTCCATGAACTGTGCAAGTTGTTAGATGACGAGGCTGGATGTCCTATCACTTACAACCATTACTACACGGATAACGTGCAAAAGGCGCGCAACAAACGTTCGAGGCAAGACCTTGGCACTTCGCTCAATAAtgctatcaacaaagactGGAACGGTCGTTTTCAT GTTGCTATGAAAACCTTTGTAGACAATGTCTGCCGCCAAGTCATTGAGAGACACATCCTAGCAAAGCTTCCAGCTGTTTTCAGCGCAATGACTGTTGCTACCTTTtcagatgaagatcttgtcCACTTGGCTGCTGAATCACCTAAGCTGAGCAGGCGCCGGACCGAGGCCATTCAGCTGCAAGAGGCATTGGAGGACAGCCTTCGTGATTTGCGTTGA
- a CDS encoding uncharacterized protein (predicted protein) — protein MAIRSALSKISDLGSSHVMNRPTLPHHAPQLNIHSDAEPRAISIYHLISAPNTIRELKEISISAYLYCFHPTGPKESVSRYYTIEHRHSDIAIDCAENTRVLGIEEILLWRNWRVSYGRLTGNRRVTIHISVMIPD, from the exons ATGGCCATACGAAGTGCCCTTAGTAAGATCAGTG ACCTGGGCTCTAGTCATGTGATGAATCGGCCGACACTACCCCACCATGCCCctcagctaaatattcaCTCGGACGCGGA GCCCCGGGCCATATCAATTTATCACCTGATAAGCGCACCAAATACTATAAGAGAGTTAAAAGAGATTTCCATATCGGCATATCTGTATTGTTTTCATCCAACTGGACCAAAAGAGAGCGTCTCCCGATATTACACTATCGAGCATCGCCATTCTGATATTGCGATAG ATTGTGCAGAGAATACCCGTGTGCTTGGTATCGAGGAAATACTTTTATGGAGGAACTGGCGCGTTTCTTACGGACGGCTCACTGGCAACAGACGGGTCACAATACATATTTCTGTGATGATCCCAGATTAG